Below is a genomic region from Lawsonia intracellularis PHE/MN1-00.
AAACGACATCTACTGTTAACATTGGTGCTGGTATTAGTAATGGTAAAAAAGGAAAACGAGTTCTTTTAATTGACTTAGACCCACAGGCAAATTTAAGTCAAAGTCTTGGGGTCCAGCATGCTGAAATGACTATTTATGGTTCTCTTAAAGGTAGCTATCCTTTAACACCAATAGAAATAACGCAAAAGCTTTTTTTGATTCCATCGACACTTGATCTTTCTGGTGCTGAGATAGAGTTAAGCTCAGAAGCAGGTCGAGAATTTCTTTTACAAGATCTCATAGAACCATTACATGATCAGTATGATTTTATTTTTATTGATTGTCCTCCATCATTGGGGCTTCTTACAATCAATGCTCTTACAGCATCTGATGAAGTGTATATCCCTCTCCAAACTCAATATTTAGCATTACATGGTCTTACAAAGCTTTTAGAAGTAATAGAAAAGATACAAAAAAGGTTAAATAAAAATTTAAAATTAGGAGGTGTTATCCTTACACAATTCGATGCACGTAAGACATTAGATAGAGATGTTGCAAACACTATACAAGAACATTTTGAGGATAAAGTGTTTAAAACAAAAATTAGGAATACTGTTGTTCTAGCAGAAGCACCAAGTCAAGGCTTAGATGTTTTTCGATATAGTCCAAAAAGTATGGGCGCTGAAGATTATTTACTGCTATGTAAAGAAATTTTAACAAAATCTAAAAAGTAAGTTACAATTGTTAGGTAAACAATGTTTATTAAATAAATGTAGTTTAGTAAAAAATAATTGATTATTTGG
It encodes:
- a CDS encoding ParA family protein, whose translation is MAKIIAISNHKGGVGKTTSTVNIGAGISNGKKGKRVLLIDLDPQANLSQSLGVQHAEMTIYGSLKGSYPLTPIEITQKLFLIPSTLDLSGAEIELSSEAGREFLLQDLIEPLHDQYDFIFIDCPPSLGLLTINALTASDEVYIPLQTQYLALHGLTKLLEVIEKIQKRLNKNLKLGGVILTQFDARKTLDRDVANTIQEHFEDKVFKTKIRNTVVLAEAPSQGLDVFRYSPKSMGAEDYLLLCKEILTKSKK